A DNA window from Hallerella porci contains the following coding sequences:
- a CDS encoding glycosyltransferase: MISVCMITFQGEKFLREQLESILSQLAATDEVIIADDGSTDATISLIQNFSDARIHLIQCESHLGPIYNLERALLQAKGDLIFLADQDDVWLPQKVSVCKQELQDSILVLHNAYFYTQEKNGNWKCGTTIFEKRKPVHGIFKNWLRNSFTGCCIAFRRELLLRALPFPKSLPMHDQWLGLIAEKSKKVRFVNEPLLCYRRHAETATDLLNHKKANFFNRLRWRWNLLRIFLQRFSN, from the coding sequence ATGATTTCGGTTTGCATGATTACATTTCAAGGCGAAAAATTTCTTCGGGAACAACTCGAAAGTATTCTTTCGCAACTTGCTGCAACCGACGAAGTCATCATCGCAGACGATGGTTCTACCGATGCGACTATTTCTCTCATTCAAAATTTTTCGGATGCGCGAATTCATTTGATTCAATGCGAATCGCATCTCGGACCGATTTACAATTTAGAACGCGCACTTCTTCAAGCCAAAGGCGATTTGATTTTCTTAGCGGACCAAGACGATGTATGGCTTCCGCAAAAAGTTTCCGTTTGCAAGCAAGAGTTGCAAGATTCCATTCTCGTTCTGCACAATGCCTATTTTTACACGCAAGAAAAAAATGGAAATTGGAAATGCGGAACAACGATTTTTGAAAAGCGAAAACCCGTTCATGGTATTTTCAAAAATTGGCTGCGAAATAGTTTCACCGGCTGCTGTATAGCATTTCGCCGCGAGCTGCTTCTTCGAGCACTTCCCTTCCCCAAGTCGCTTCCAATGCACGATCAATGGCTCGGACTCATCGCTGAAAAATCAAAAAAGGTCCGCTTTGTAAACGAACCGTTGCTTTGTTATCGTCGCCATGCAGAAACTGCAACCGATTTATTGAATCATAAAAAAGCGAATTTTTTTAATCGGCTGCGCTGGCGTTGGAATTTGCTTCGGATTTTTCTGCAGCGTTTTTCAAATTGA
- a CDS encoding glycosyltransferase family 2 protein, translated as MEEPLVSVLLASYNHAPFVEAAVRSILSQSGVAFELIVIDDGSTDNSPQILERLSHEFGFYYKHRENRGLVQTLNEMLTLAHGKYFCTFASDDVMAPGRLAAQSQFLETHPEFAACAGQVKNLRSDGNLEDTVDLRYAKTQEATFEEILLGKAELHGATEMIVKEKFAAVGNYDENFRFEDFPAWLALSYRYGKIPVLRTVCCYYRILETSMHRNLNFIYKQILAVIEKYKNHPAYSQAVALWKTRWFSSLAYNQKREALRKLPQLATCTKTFWMHFPKLFIPRIFLKY; from the coding sequence GTGGAAGAACCTTTAGTTTCTGTTCTTCTTGCGAGTTATAATCACGCGCCATTTGTCGAAGCCGCGGTGCGCTCTATTCTTTCGCAATCCGGTGTCGCCTTTGAATTGATTGTAATCGATGATGGCAGCACCGATAATTCTCCGCAAATTTTAGAACGCCTTTCGCACGAATTCGGCTTTTATTATAAGCATCGCGAAAATCGCGGACTAGTGCAAACCTTAAACGAAATGCTCACTCTCGCCCATGGAAAATATTTTTGCACATTTGCTTCGGACGATGTGATGGCGCCAGGACGTTTAGCTGCGCAAAGTCAATTTTTAGAAACGCATCCGGAATTCGCAGCATGCGCAGGGCAAGTAAAAAATTTACGCAGCGATGGAAATTTAGAAGATACAGTTGATCTGCGTTACGCCAAAACGCAAGAAGCGACTTTTGAAGAAATTCTTTTGGGAAAAGCAGAATTGCACGGCGCCACCGAAATGATAGTCAAAGAAAAATTTGCCGCCGTCGGAAATTACGATGAAAATTTTCGTTTCGAAGATTTTCCTGCTTGGCTTGCCCTTTCATATCGTTACGGAAAAATTCCTGTGCTTCGCACGGTTTGCTGCTATTATCGTATTCTTGAAACTTCAATGCATCGCAATTTGAATTTCATTTACAAACAAATTCTCGCGGTCATTGAAAAGTATAAAAATCATCCCGCTTATTCGCAAGCCGTTGCCCTTTGGAAAACGCGATGGTTTTCTTCTCTCGCTTACAATCAAAAACGAGAAGCTCTCCGAAAATTGCCGCAACTCGCCACTTGCACAAAAACATTTTGGATGCATTTTCCAAAACTTTTCATCCCGCGAATTTTCTTAAAGTATTAA
- a CDS encoding O-antigen translocase: protein MKMNGFWKQSAGSGIATAIRIACAFITNKFLAMVMGPVGFAIAGQLQNLINLGQGTSSLALQNGWVSLTARHKNEEDKLGPIWRGGFRISVYASIGTAIFFVLFAFIAPLQTLFPGIPPRYMQAAILFAVPGVISLSVIAICSAVMNGLSDYKRWAIITAGSSILNCLWVILFIHFHAMSILSAIATQSIVSSFFAFFVAHRGGFRYRRFYAKLRAEFRPWKGYAVMGIIPMILTPALYMFMRSYIGNHFGWDAAGFWQGALRISDFFNVGFSSVLGVVLLPRLSAATSKIEFQKTLSALLLRVMILAFVLFGFLFFVRDYLILFALSEKFLPLSSLLPIQLVGDFFKSGCWCLGLALVARKETVAFISVEIASDLFFTLLTIFGAAAWKYQAPFYAYAIENAICFISLFILTRRLSWKNL, encoded by the coding sequence ATGAAAATGAATGGATTTTGGAAACAATCAGCAGGCTCGGGAATCGCCACTGCGATTCGCATCGCTTGCGCATTTATCACCAATAAATTTTTAGCGATGGTCATGGGACCCGTGGGATTTGCAATCGCAGGGCAGTTGCAAAATCTCATCAATTTAGGCCAAGGAACTTCGTCTCTCGCTTTGCAAAATGGCTGGGTCAGTTTAACCGCTCGCCATAAAAATGAAGAAGATAAATTAGGACCCATTTGGCGCGGCGGTTTTCGCATTTCGGTTTACGCCTCCATTGGAACTGCGATTTTCTTTGTTCTCTTTGCGTTTATCGCTCCGCTGCAAACTTTATTCCCCGGCATTCCGCCGCGTTATATGCAAGCCGCAATTCTCTTCGCTGTTCCCGGAGTCATTTCACTCTCGGTCATTGCGATTTGTTCCGCGGTCATGAATGGACTTTCGGATTATAAACGCTGGGCGATCATTACTGCGGGCTCTTCCATTTTGAATTGCCTTTGGGTCATTTTATTTATTCATTTTCATGCGATGTCAATTCTTTCTGCGATTGCGACGCAGTCCATCGTTTCATCTTTCTTTGCATTTTTCGTTGCGCATCGCGGCGGTTTTCGTTATCGTCGTTTCTATGCAAAATTGCGCGCTGAATTTCGTCCGTGGAAAGGTTATGCGGTCATGGGAATTATTCCGATGATTTTAACGCCCGCACTTTACATGTTTATGCGATCGTATATCGGCAATCATTTCGGTTGGGACGCCGCAGGATTTTGGCAAGGTGCGCTTCGCATTTCAGATTTTTTCAACGTCGGATTTTCATCGGTTCTCGGCGTAGTTTTGCTTCCGCGTTTATCGGCTGCGACTTCAAAAATTGAATTTCAAAAAACATTGTCCGCATTACTTCTCCGCGTGATGATTCTCGCTTTTGTGCTTTTTGGTTTCCTGTTTTTTGTCCGCGATTATTTAATTCTCTTTGCGCTTTCCGAAAAATTTTTACCGCTTTCTTCGCTTTTGCCGATTCAACTTGTAGGCGATTTTTTCAAATCGGGCTGTTGGTGTTTGGGTTTAGCGCTTGTCGCGCGGAAAGAAACGGTCGCCTTTATTTCGGTTGAAATCGCTTCGGATTTATTCTTCACATTGCTCACCATTTTTGGCGCGGCTGCGTGGAAATATCAAGCGCCCTTTTACGCTTACGCCATTGAAAATGCGATTTGCTTTATTTCGCTTTTCATTCTCACACGGAGGCTTTCGTGGAAGAACCTTTAG
- a CDS encoding GNAT family N-acetyltransferase produces MVEKYPISIRRYTAADAEIWNAFIRQARNGNFLFHRGYMDYHADRFPDASFLFFQKQKICAVIPGTISKEGIFSSHAGLTFGGFVVDDEVSVAEFEILFSLLDEELRKLNVQKVIYKPLPWIFAERPSQEDLYWLFRKNATLKARLISSALEPKISKPPAKKRYYQSRCEREGLVFSESKNFSAFWDLLDACLAERHTAHPVHSKAELNLLASRFPENIRLFTVTKNAELLAGGIVYISKQVAHTQYLASSEKGRSLFAMDFLMLNLLSQFSEMRWFDWGTSNEEQGRVLNEGLAHKKEMYAGRGVAFDIYEYTL; encoded by the coding sequence ATGGTTGAAAAATATCCGATTTCCATTCGCCGTTATACAGCAGCCGATGCAGAAATTTGGAATGCATTTATTCGTCAAGCGCGAAACGGAAATTTTCTTTTTCATCGCGGTTACATGGATTATCACGCCGACCGTTTTCCCGATGCATCTTTTCTCTTTTTTCAAAAGCAAAAAATTTGCGCCGTCATTCCGGGGACAATTTCAAAAGAAGGAATTTTCAGTTCACACGCAGGACTTACTTTCGGCGGATTTGTCGTCGATGACGAAGTAAGCGTCGCTGAATTTGAAATTCTTTTTTCTCTTCTCGATGAAGAATTGCGCAAATTGAATGTGCAAAAAGTCATCTACAAACCGCTGCCGTGGATTTTTGCCGAGCGCCCTTCGCAAGAAGATTTATATTGGCTTTTCCGAAAAAATGCAACGTTAAAAGCGCGACTTATTTCAAGCGCATTAGAACCGAAAATTTCGAAACCGCCCGCAAAAAAAAGATATTATCAAAGCCGTTGTGAACGCGAAGGACTTGTTTTTTCGGAGTCAAAAAATTTTTCTGCATTTTGGGATTTACTCGACGCTTGCCTTGCCGAAAGACACACGGCGCATCCGGTGCATTCCAAAGCCGAATTGAATTTGCTCGCCTCGCGCTTTCCCGAAAATATTCGATTATTTACCGTTACGAAAAACGCAGAACTTCTCGCCGGCGGAATCGTTTACATTTCCAAGCAAGTTGCGCATACGCAATATTTGGCGAGTTCCGAAAAAGGTCGTTCTCTTTTTGCGATGGATTTTTTAATGCTGAATTTACTTTCGCAATTTTCCGAAATGCGTTGGTTTGATTGGGGAACTTCGAACGAAGAACAAGGCCGCGTTCTAAACGAAGGGCTTGCGCACAAAAAAGAAATGTACGCAGGACGTGGCGTCGCCTTTGATATTTACGAGTACACATTATGA
- a CDS encoding acyltransferase, whose translation MRIVRKILRKAAMIFRRAFYRILSDAHVSGKPINSSPLLAQGAGKISFAKNVHVGVENDADFWNSYAFFNPRNENAKIEIAENVWVGNRFVAIAEGPGIFIGKNTLIGNGVKIYDSDFHSTAPEVRLSAMPKRAAVKIAEDVWIGDNVMILKGSEIAEHSVVAAGAVVAGKFPAGVILGGVPAKIIGEVHG comes from the coding sequence ATGCGTATCGTCCGTAAAATTTTGCGCAAAGCGGCGATGATTTTTCGCCGAGCATTTTACCGCATTTTGTCGGACGCTCACGTCAGCGGAAAACCGATAAATTCTTCGCCCCTTTTAGCGCAAGGCGCGGGCAAAATTTCCTTTGCAAAAAATGTTCATGTCGGCGTTGAAAATGATGCAGACTTTTGGAATTCGTATGCATTTTTCAATCCGCGAAATGAAAATGCAAAAATCGAAATTGCAGAAAATGTTTGGGTCGGAAATCGTTTCGTCGCCATCGCCGAAGGTCCCGGAATTTTCATCGGTAAAAATACTCTCATCGGTAACGGTGTAAAAATTTACGATTCCGATTTTCATTCGACAGCACCCGAAGTGCGTTTATCTGCAATGCCAAAACGCGCAGCCGTAAAAATTGCGGAAGATGTTTGGATCGGCGATAACGTGATGATTTTAAAAGGTTCCGAAATTGCAGAACATTCTGTTGTCGCAGCGGGCGCCGTTGTCGCAGGAAAATTCCCCGCAGGCGTTATCCTCGGCGGCGTTCCCGCAAAAATCATCGGAGAAGTACATGGTTGA